The following proteins are co-located in the Phaeodactylum tricornutum CCAP 1055/1 chromosome 2, whole genome shotgun sequence genome:
- a CDS encoding predicted protein: MTLTVEAYTVEVLSKRQMLKLTWEKSVEERIRQACEAKQATIDADRPLMVSLVGIPGSGKSTSAEIVSEDLGDIGCLLMPFDGYHLPRTLLSQAPNAADKLYRRGAPDTFDPSSLVRDLQRIRHGLEPMVGVPGFDHARGDPDQNAHVFHRNQHKIVVCEGLYLLHDQHGWEEIANCFDLSIFVDADVDVCMDRLKVRNLCIPGYSPEEILLRVDAVDRVNAMTVLRSKHRADVIVQSAV, from the coding sequence ATGACTTTGACTGTAGAAGCGTACACGGTGGAGGTATTGAGCAAGCGTCAGATGCTTAAACTCACCTGGGAAAAGAGTGTGGAAGAACGTATCCGCCAAGCATGTGAGGCCAAGCAAGCTACCATCGATGCGGACAGACCACTAATGGTATCTCTTGTCGGAATCCCAGGATCCGGGAAGTCTACCTCTGCGGAAATTGTCTCGGAAGATCTCGGAGATATCGGCTGCTTGCTAATGCCGTTTGACGGCTATCATCTACCACGGACCTTGCTGTCGCAGGCTCCCAACGCGGCCGATAAGCTCTACCGCCGAGGGGCTCCGGACACGTTCGACCCCTCCTCCCTCGTGCGTGATCTTCAACGCATCCGTCACGGATTGGAACCAATGGTGGGGGTTCCCGGCTTTGATCACGCTCGGGGCGACCCCGATCAGAACGCACACGTCTTTCATCGAAACCAGCACAAAATTGTCGTCTGCGAAGGTCTCTACCTGTTGCACGATCAACACGGTTGGGAGGAAATTGCGAACTGTTTCGATCTTTCGATTTTTGTGGACGCTGACGTGGACGTGTGTATGGACCGTCTCAAGGTCCGTAACTTGTGTATCCCGGGTTATTCACCGGAAGAAATTTTGTTGCGAGTGGACGCAGTGGACCGCGTCAACGCAATGACCGTGCTGCGCTCTAAGCACCGGGCGGATGTGATTGTCCAGTCGGCCGTGTAA
- a CDS encoding predicted protein, translating into MAPLRLVLQRASPRVAILATRGMATEKQIFNQIQSTKNLSKITSSMKMVSAAKLKGDENRLARAVPFNGWTSELGGAPKLVEGATFDELPQKVLIVPFTSDKGLCGGVNSYITRAVRNCIKKLQAQGKDADIVLIGDKGRAQLRRFHPEKIVRSATDVVTPGTYALASGLASELIASGAASDYDAVVIIYNSFVNAATYNQMYKVVTPFVTMSETEESLSGYEFDGDKAEAMEDLYEYMLASQVFHSFMDSAASEQSSRMTAMENASKNANEMVDSLTLKYNRARQSRITTELIEIISGASALDG; encoded by the exons ATGGCGCCTCTTCGACTGGTTTTGCAAAGAGCTTCCCCTCGCGTTGCCATTTT GGCAACGCGTGGTATGGCAACTGAAAAACAGA TTTTCAATCAGATCCAGTCGACAAAGAATCTTAGCAAGATTACTAGCTCGATGAAGATGGTTTCCGCTGCCAAGCTCAAAGGTGACGAAAATCGTCTCGCTCGGGCCGTTCCGTTCAATGGTTGGACGTCCGAACTTGGTGGTGCGCCGAAGTTGGTGGAGGGTGCTACTTTTGATGAGCTACCGCAGAAGGTATTGATCGTTCCGTTCACTTCTGACAAGGGACTTTGCGGCGGTGTCAACTCTTACATCACGCGTGCAGTGCGCAATTGTATTAAGAAGCTTCAGGCTCAGGGAAAGGACGCAGACATTGTCCTGATTGGAGACAAGGGCCGTGCTCAGCTTCGTCGTTTTCACCCGGAGAAGATCGTTCGATCTGCTACTGATGTTGTAACACCCGGAACCTATGCCCTCGCTTCTGGGCTGGCATCGGAACTCATAGCGTCCGGCGCAGCGTCTGACTACGATGCTGTTGTTATCATATACAATTCCTTCGTCAACGCTGCCACTTACAATCAGATGTACAAGGTTGTAACTCCGTTTGTTACGATGTCCGAGACTGAAGAGAGTCTTTCCGGCTACGAATTCGATGGCGACAAAGCTGAAGCCATGGAGGATTTGTACGAGTACATGCTTGCCTCGCAGGTGTTTCACTCGTTCATGGATTCCGCCGCTTCGGAACAGTCGTCGCGCATGACTGCGATGGAGAACGCTTCCAAGAATGCCAACGAGATGGTAGACTCTCTGACCTTGAAGTACAATCGTGCTCGTCAATCTCGTATTACGACGGAACTCATTGAGATTATCTCTGGAGCTTCGGCGCTCGACGGCTGA
- a CDS encoding predicted protein has product MIEVMPLTSIVSSQAKDGESGKDTRRMPDTTSSASKEFSSAVLSRLFQSNDSTTELLRDQLFKSGDSAEFLSTSLKSEDPFKSGTYVSKLLNSGESKKLPPPFGSFVRTASDILKSTASTVTSRMPDIFASSDWTNKLAPKHVDVDVSSVFQSEQSQRSIGDPDKEREKRKISDIAATALPTPVPSFGSRKTDWDALYQAQLPGSKGVATTLKKQPVASVLEKTPAPLAAVSGPIVTEIQPTVPVSASANNKAKEMSNKRKRNETVERVYTLPTDLDVLMGRGGRTNNHGGNKRYLAKKEEIQQRYMEASKQDKTGISQELVDAVHEWGGRFLKMDESLDRWYEVENIVARKKASQTLREINTPDERASKRAKYASNSPTR; this is encoded by the coding sequence ATGATAGAAGTCATGCCATTAACCAGTATCGTCTCCTCACAAGCAAAAGATGGCGAAAGCGGCAAAGACACGCGTCGAATGCCCGACACGACTAGTTCCGCATCAAAGGAATTTTCCTCAGCCGTCCTGAGCAGATTATTTCAGAGCAACGACAGTACCACTGAACTTTTAAGAGATCAACTTTTTAAAAGTGGCGACTCTGCAGAATTCTTGTCGACTTCGTTGAAAAGTGAAGATCCTTTCAAGAGCGGAACGTACGTGAGCAAGCTCTTGAATAGTGGCGAAAGCAAGAAACTGCCCCCGCCATTTGGCTCGTTCGTGAGAACGGCTTCGGATATACTCAAATCGACCGCGAGCACCGTCACGTCTCGAATGCCCGATATTTTTGCCAGCTCTGACTGGACAAACAAATTAGCCCCCAAGCATGTGGATGTGGACGTCAGCTCCGTTTTCCAGAGTGAACAATCGCAACGCAGTATTGGTGACCCAGACAAAGAACgggaaaaaagaaagatatCTGATATTGCTGCCACAGCGCTTCCGACACCGGTACCAAGTTTTGGTAGCCGTAAGACCGACTGGGACGCATTGTACCAAGCGCAACTTCCAGGATCTAAAGGTGTAGCCACTACGCTCAAAAAGCAACCGGTAGCGTCTGTTCTAGAAAAGACGCCGGCTCCGCTGGCAGCCGTTTCAGGTCCAATTGTCACGGAGATACAACCAACGGTACCCGTGTCAGCGTCGGCCAATAACAAGGCCAAAGAAATGTCGAACAAGCGGAAGCGGAACGAGACAGTAGAGCGTGTGTATACTTTACCAACAGATTTGGATGTATTGATGGGACGAGGTGGGCGAACCAACAACCATGGTGGCAATAAAAGGTACCTagccaaaaaggaagagatTCAACAACGCTACATGGAGGCGTCCAAGCAGGACAAAACGGGAATAAGTCAAGAGCTTGTTGACGCAGTTCATGAATGGGGTGGCCGTTTCTTAAAAATGGACGAATCTTTGGACAGGTGGTACGAAGTCGAGAACATTGTCGCTCGCAAGAAGGCCAGTCAGACACTTCGAGAGATCAATACACCAGATGAGCGCGCATCAAAGCGTGCAAAATACGCAAGTAACTCCCCAACTCGTTGA
- a CDS encoding predicted protein, producing the protein MDTRHLKYSFWTGGNFSNSNNSTDFDSNLERPQDVSVDSVLTSLYFNSIVFVMLMASYEILRRVFPAVYSSRKRISHARPDTQNGHRPEAPLHEDATVPDPNGTDYPKIHHERHASLTSLPDDRPLDWLGPVFGVPWSKVRRIAGLDGYFFLRYIRMNVRITAVSTFWFFLILVPIYATGSSKEHSAEGWYHLSAANIPRDGWRMWIPCLFAYLFSAFVCFVVKQEYRHFLDLRQDFLARGNMHVDPQHHHSLEIENIPYELRSDRALKEYFEKMFPGRVHSASVVLNLPELEDASVRCMRTCRRLEKSIAFLHATGSRPTHVVGRGRISCLGIELQPLDCNCTASQETLFVENDMRAERPKRGTRVDSISYYAQELAADSRSLFQMQKRKSRIAESGNQLKQVDNWLDKAVRQASEVANTILEDSIKDNHLTSPYESFDEGGTVPPAESMTSRYGSFSQAISHRAIYGRSKFDKIPEERKEPLVCDDEMSDSTEDSDFPIPFSRDSYQNRWRRWAGRLGLDFAIAGLKLVNKQLDVALEEVVGATMSSTGYVTFLDLSSTTCAASAPLTVKANVLDVSVAPEPRDIIWKNAHISKRSQLRRGNFTNFFLFLGVILWSFPLAAIQAFAKAEFLAQIPGMEWILTFHGGTFTNFMNGYLPVVALLCLILILPLIFEYVAVSYEHRKTYSDVQSSMLSRYFYYQLANIYVSVTAGSILKSLSDILDHPSNILQLLGDSLPTMVGYFDALLVTKIMAGLPMIFLRFGALSRMLFLKTLSNEKKMTQRELDAVYRLENVQYGWEFPTQLLVVVIVFTYAIICPVILPFGLLYFLGALLVYKKQVLYVYSPVYESGGAMFPVVVQRTLFGLVCGQMTFIGYVVTRGCYYQPICLFPLPIGTIWAMNFFRQNYADPSTRLSLERARECDRLSSSKAATEEDGLDSNIDRGVELRRTKFDRKSYRQPVLTELATEPEFYRSGFQDDETFAVRKQLQRINRYIKEATLEHNDGLKDALFPI; encoded by the exons ATGGATACTCGCCACCTTAAGTACAGCTTTTGGACCGGAGGAAATTTCAGCAATAGCAACAATAGCACTGACTTTGATTCGAATTTGGAACGCCCTCAAGATGTTTCCGTGGATTCCGTCTTGACATCGTTGTACTTCAATAGCATTGTATTTGTCATGCTCATGGCCAGTTATGAAATCTTACGTCGTGTGTTCCCTGCTGTATACTCATCCCGTAAACGAATTTCACACGCTCGTCCCGATACACAGAATGGTCATCGACCGGAAGCTCCCTTGCACGAGGATGCCACAGTGCCCGACCCGAATGGCACCGACTATCCCAAAATTCATCACGAGCGTCATGCTTCGTTGACTTCTCTGCCGGACGATCGACCACTCGACTGGCTTGGGCCCGTATTTGGCGTGCCCTGGAGCAAGGTTCGTCGCATTGCGGGCTTGGATGGGTACTTCTTTCTACGCTATATACGTATGAATGTGAGAATTACGGCCGTTTCCACGTTTTGGTTCTTTCTGATACTGGTCCCTATTTACGCGACGGGTAGTTCAAAGGAACACTCGGCGGAGGGATGGTATCATCTGTCGGCGGCGAATATTCCAAGAGACGGTTGGCGTATGTGGATACCTTGCCTTTTCGCGTACTTGTTCAGCgcctttgtttgctttgttgTCAAGCAGGAGTATCGGCACTTTCTGGACCTCAGACAAGACTTTTTGGCGAGAGGAAACATGCACGTCGATCCGCAACACCATCATTCCTTGGAAATTGAAAATATTCCCTACGAATTACGATCGGATCGTGCCTTGAAAGAATATTTCGAAAAGATGTTTCCCGGACGCGTTCATTCAGCCAGTGTCGTTCTCAATCTACCGGAACTGGAGGACGCCTCCGTCAGATGTATGAGAACATGTCGTCGTCTCGAAAAGAGTATTGCTTTTTTGCACGCAACGGGTAGCCGGCCCACTCACGTTGTTGGCCGTGGCCGAATATCTTGCTTGGGAATCGAGCTACAACCGTTGGACTGCAATTGCACAGCGAGTCAGGAAACCTTGTTCGTCGAGAACGATATGCGAGCAGAACGACCGAAGAGAGGAACTCGTGTCGACTCAATTTCGTACTACGCACAAGAACTGGCAGCCGATAGTCGATCGTTATTTCAGATGCAAAAACGCAAATCACGGATTGCGGAATCTGGAAATCAGTTAAAACAGGTGGACAACTGGTTGGACAAGGCGGTCCGCCAAGCATCAGAGGTTGCGAATACAATTTTGGAAGACTCAATAAAGGACAACCATTTGACTTCGCCGTACGAGAGCTTTGACGAAGGTGGAACAGTACCTCCAGCCGAGAGCATGACTTCCAGGTATGGGTCCTTCAGTCAGGCAATCAGCCATCGAGCAATATACGGACGGAGCAAATTTGACAAAATTCCTGAGGAAAGAAAGGAACCTCTTGTTTGTGATGATGAAATG tcagaCTCGACCGAAGACTCTGATTTTCCAATCCCCTTTAGTAGAGATAGCTATCAAAACAGGTGGAGACGTTGGGCAGGTCGGTTAGGTTTAGACTTTGCCATTGCCGGTCTTAAACTTGTTAATAAGCAGCTCGACGTTGCACttgaagaagtcgtcggAGCTACAATGTCTTCTACTGGGTATGTCACGTTCTTGGATCTTTCCTCGACAACATGCGCGGCGAGTGCACCACTGACGGTGAAGGCCAATGTTCTCGATGTATCTGTTGCTCCCGAACCTAGGGATATCATTTGGAAAAATGCTCATATTTCCAagagatcacagttgagaCGTGGCAATTTCACGAACTTCTTTCTATTTCTTGGCGTTATTCTATGGAGTTTCCCTCTGGCTGCTATTCAAGCTTTCGCAAAAGCTGAGTTTTTGGCACAAATTCCTGGAATGGAATGGATTTTAACTTTTCATGGGGGAACTTTTACAAACTTTATGAACGGCTACCTTCCAGTGGTGGCCCTTTTGTGTCTGATCCTTATACTTCCGTTGATTTTTGAGTATGTGGCTGTGAGTTACGAGCATCGCAAGACTTATTCGGATGTTCAATCATCAATGCTGAGCCGTTACTTCTATTATCAGCTTGCCAACATCTATGTGTCTGTGACTGCAGGATCAATTCTGAAGTCTCTTTCGGACATTCTTGACCATCCATCGAACATTTTGCAACTTTTAGGGGACTCCTTGCCTACCATGGTCGGCTACTTTGATGCTCTATTAGTCACAAAGATTATGGCCGGTCTACCAATGATTTTCTTAAGGTTTGGTGCATTGTCCCGTATgctttttttgaaaacactgtcaaacgaaaagaaaatgacaCAGCGTGAACTCGATGCCGTGTATAGGCTGGAAAATGTCCAGTACGGGTGGGAGTTTCCAACACAGCTTCTTGTGGTTGTGATAGTTTTTACGTATGCCATTATTTGCCCCGTCATCCTCCCGTTTGGCTTGCTTTACTTCCTCGGAGCACTTTTGGTGTACAAAAAGCAAGTACTATACGTCTACAGTCCGGTATACGAAAGCGGAGGTGCTATGTTTCCCGTTGTAGTCCAGCGAACGCTTTTCGGATTGGTGTGCGGCCAGATGACATTTATTGGATATGTGGTAACACGAGGTTGTTACTATCAGCCCATTTGCTTATTCCCTTTACCTATTGGCACAATTTGGGCAATGaactttttccgacaaaatTATGCAGATCCTAGCACTCGGCTAAGTCTGGAACGGGCCCGCGAATGCGATCGGTTGTCCTCGTCTAAAGCGGCAACGGAAGAGGATGGATTGGACAGCAACATTGACCGTGGCGTAGAATTGCGAAGAACGAAATTCGATCGCAAGTCATACCGGCAACCTGTCCTCACAGAGCTCGCCACGGAACCAGAGTTCTACCGCTCAGGCTTtcaagacgacgaaacctTCGCTGTAAGGAAACAGCTTCAACGAATTAATCGATACATCAAGGAAGCGACTTTGGAACACAATGATGGTCTCAAAGATGCTTTGTTTCCAATATAG
- a CDS encoding predicted protein — protein sequence MRQHIVFGWLALTGAEIGAFAPAFSVSRQTSRRQQVFQPRLHAASADSTATTGSFIDTELRGAAMKLHTRQQAPKEGEAEAKPREPYTPTRDDYLAFLVDSKHVYEAMEEIVNSREELAPFRNTGLERTGPLEADILFMVEEYGLKRPIVGEPSESYARKLRSIETTPEFMCHFYNFYFAHTAGGRMIGKQMSALLLEKRTLEFYKWDGDLNEIKSRVKKSIEEMAANWSQEERQECIDATRDAFQGGGGINSNLAGGQHPHN from the exons ATGCGACAACACATAGTTTTCGGTTGGCTGGCCTTGACGGGGGCAGAAATTGGAGCCTTCGCACCGGCCTTTTCGGTGAGCAGGCAAACGTCGCGACGACAACAGGTTTTCCAACCGCGGTTGCATGCGGCGTCGGCGGACTCTACCGCGACGACCGGATCATTCATTGACACGGAGTTGCGAGGCGCTGCCATGAAGCTTCATACTCGGCAGCAAGCACCaaaagaaggagaagcgGAAGCGAAACCACGTGAACCCTATACCCCGACTCGTGACGACTACTTGGCCTTTCTAGTGGACTCGAAACACGTATACGAGGCTATGGAGGAGATTGTAAATTCACGCGAAGAGCTGGCCCCGTTTCGAAATACTGGATTGGAACGAACGGGTCCTTTAGAAGCTGATATTCTGTTTATGGTAGAAGAATACGGCTTGAAACGACCTATTGTGGGGGAGCCTAGTGAAAGCTACGCTAGGAAACTTCGATCCATTGAGACCACTCCGGAATTCATGTGCCACTTTTACAATTTTTACTTCGCACACACAGCCGGCGGGAGAATGATTGGCAAACAGATGAGTGCGCTACTGTTGGAGAAAAGAACACTAGAGTTTTACAAG TGGGACGGGGATCTAAACGAGATTAAATCGCGTGTGAAGAAGAGCATCGAAGAAATGGCCGCAAACTGGTCGCAGGAGGAACGGCAAGAGTGCATCGATGCCACTCGCGATGCCTTCcaaggaggaggaggaatCAACTCTAACTTGGCTGGTGGTCAGCATCCCCACAATTAA
- a CDS encoding predicted protein, producing the protein MNNISADKHLLEVSYIHGGEEEEGDGGGGGGGGELLKAEERKTTGLYVPLRHALVCVTTILLGGMLMVGALRSLANVPTLQLHSSTSAVKKHIPPIKPLHHGHILYLTTSTDDEGRIYRREFTAPCGYGILVFNVGPAAEYEPFTYDVYEDAYVYSNNQGLCFIQPSYKGVQTGDAPFWEPTDPTEMNVPLGDEPIKISTRVVIEPGSKAMDPRLGGDFIIISKGNFYNPEYYKQLKAYVHSWENEDITTTSILTGEQLL; encoded by the coding sequence ATGAACAATATCAGCGCAGACAAGCATCTCTTGGAGGTATCTTACATTCACGgtggagaagaagaagaaggagatggtggaggaggaggaggaggaggagaaCTTTTAAAGGCagaagaaaggaaaactACGGGTTTGTATGTCCCGCTCAGGCATGCCCTCGTTTGTGTCACCACAATACTTTTGGGCGGAATGTTGATGGTGGGCGCCTTGCGATCACTCGCGAATGTACCCACACTACAGCTGCATTCATCCACATCGGCTGTGAAGAAGCATATACCACCTATCAAACCGCTTCACCACGGTCACATCCTTTACCTGACAACCAGtaccgacgacgaaggtcGAATCTACCGACGAGAATTCACGGCCCCGTGCGGTTACGGTATTCTTGTGTTCAACGTTGGCCCTGCGGCGGAATACGAACCGTTTACGTATGACGTTTACGAAGATGCTTATgtatacagcaacaatcaaGGGCTCTGTTTCATTCAGCCTTCTTATAAAGGGGTTCAAACCGGAGATGCTCCGTTCTGGGAGCCAACGGACCCAACCGAAATGAATGTTCCTTTGGGGGACGAGCCGATAAAAATTTCGACGCGGGTTGTTATTGAACCAGGTTCCAAGGCAATGGATCCACGGCTCGGGGGTGATTTCATTATTATTTCGAAGGGTAATTTCTACAACCCTGAGTACTACAAGCAACTCAAGGCTTACGTGCACTCTTGGGAAAACGAAGATATTACGACTACGTCAATACTAACAGGGGAACAACTTTTGTGA
- a CDS encoding predicted protein, whose protein sequence is MLIVPGSRSAFRHRLAWLASSLCITAKLGAAMSTKTIDSHLHVWANGDEASQAFPYVQEPPDNLKDLASTDELLKQMDAHGIDGALIVQPINHKFDHSYIMAAVQNHPKRFKGMLLHDPSLSAEKAVETLEDLALKGCVGVRFNPYLWPKLSAQSWEPMSKGSGLAVYKRCAELNMPVGIMCFQGLELHYDDILALLDSSPDTILILDHFGFTSLEKPLTFNKLLGLAKFPQVYVKISALFRLSDTSPYERVREERFLPLLHAFGSDRLMYGSDFPFVLEHPEQYGMVTRVSSWIDNEKDRINILGGTAENVFGPWGIDSPKTDKNT, encoded by the coding sequence ATGCTTATCGTGCCGGGATCGCGATCCGCTTTCCGACACCGACTTGCTTGGCTCGCCTCATCCCTCTGTATAACTGCCAAGCTCGGTGCCGCTATGTCTACAAAAACCATTGATTCTCATCTTCATGTATGGGCcaacggagacgaagcaTCTCAGGCATTTCCATACGTCCAAGAGCCTCCAGATAATCTGAAAGATTTGGCCAGCACGGATGAGCTACTCAAGCAGATGGACGCACATGGGATTGATGGTGCTTTGATAGTGCAGCCGATTAACCACAAATTTGATCATTCTTACATTATGGCTGCAGTCCAAAATCACCCCAAGCGCTTTAAAGGGATGCTTCTACACGACCCGTCGCTATCTGCTGAAAAAGCAGTGGAAACGCTAGAGGACTTGGCGCTTAAAGGTTGTGTGGGAGTCCGATTCAATCCATATTTGTGGCCAAAGCTATCTGCACAATCATGGGAGCCCATGTCAAAAGGTTCTGGGTTGGCCGTTTACAAGCGATGTGCGGAACTGAACATGCCAGTAGGTATAATGTGTTTCCAGGGATTAGAACTACACTATGATGATATTCTCGCCTTACTCGACTCATCTCCAGACACTATCCTGATACTAGATCATTTCGGCTTCACGTCTCTTGAGAAGCCCTTGACCTTCAACAAACTTCTCGGACTGGCCAAGTTTCCTCAGGTATACGTTAAAATCTCAGCCCTGTTCCGGCTGAGCGATACGTCTCCGTACGAGCGCGTCCGCGAGGAGCGTTTTCTTCCTCTACTTCATGCATTTGGATCTGACCGGCTTATGTACGGTAGCGACTTTCCTTTTGTACTTGAACATCCGGAACAATACGGAATGGTAACGCGTGTGTCGTCCTGGATCGATAATGAAAAAGATAGGATAAATATTTTGGGAGGAACGGCCGAAAATGTCTTCGGTCCCTGGGGAATCGATTCCCCGAAGACAGATAAAAATACGTAg
- a CDS encoding predicted protein — MSDEFSKRFFDYVDERKNLYIDRLAEAVAIPSVSSDLENHLVDINTMIAWTKGHIERLGGLTELVTNPAGTENRPLPPILCGSFVSNPHKKTVCVYGHLDVQPAAKDDGWDSNPFILTERDGKLYGRGSTDDKGPALSWLWVVEAHRELGVELPVNIKILYEGMEESGSEGIFEIIQRESAPGKFLNDVDFFCISDNYWLGKNKPCLTYGLRGIAYFQLSVRCCEQDLHSGVLGGTVYEAMTDLIQLMATLVDSSGRILVDGIMDDVKPVTSKEEALYNSIEFDVEEYKEENKIKSVSDKLLHNDKKSLLMARWRYPTLSLHGIEGAFSGSGAKTVIPSRVIGKFSLRLVPDQDPEKIARLVKTHVEQEFAKLGSPNRMELEYFHGAKAWLSSPNHPNYQAAAAAIKTVYGMEPDYTREGGSIPITSTMEDSTGMNVLLLPIGACDDMAHSQNEKYNVKNLMNGIKVLGLYLHELGKIKGPKPSDCRCVPLTLEELSIPGAFMKGFRCKCEI, encoded by the exons ATGAGCGACGAATTCTCGAAAAGGTTTTTTGACTATGTTGATGAGAGGAAGAACCTATACATCGATCGTCTCGCTGAGGCTGTCGC GATTCCATCCGTTTCCTCGGATTTGGAAAATCATCTGGTCGACATCAACACAATGATCGCTTGGACTAAGGGTCATATAGAGCGCCTCGGTGGATTGACGGAGCTCGTCACCAACCCCGCAGGCACCGAAAATCGCCCTTTGCCTCCAATTCTGTGCGgttctttcgtttccaacCCCCATAAAAAGACTGTTTGTGTGTATGGTCACTTGGACGTGCAACCCGCGGCAAAAGATGACGGATGGGATTCAAATCCCTTTATATTAACTGAGCGCGACGGAAAGTTGTACGGCCGCGGAAGCACAGATGACAAGGGACCTGCATTGTCTTGGTTGTGGGTGGTCGAGGCTCACCGGGAACTGGGTGTCGAGTTGCCAGTCAATATCAAGATTCTTTATGAAGGAATGGAAGAAAGCGGTAGTGAAGGAATTTTCGAGATCATTCAGAGAGAATCTGCCCCCGGAAAATTCTTGAATGATGTCGATTTCTTTTGCATTTCGGACAAT TACTGGCTCGGGAAAAATAAACCATGCTTAACTTACGGATTAAGAGGAATTGCTTATTTCCAGCTGTCTGTCCGATGCTGTGAGCAGGATCTTCATTCCGGTGTCTTGGGCGGAACGGTGTACGAGGCCATGACAGACTTGATTCAGCTTATGGCAACACTGGTTGATTCCAGTGGGCGAATATTGGTGGACGGAATTATGGATGACGTTAAGCCAGTCACatcaaaagaagaagccCTGTACAATTCAATCGAATTTGATGTAGAAGAATACAAGGAAGAGAATAAGATCAAATCAGTTAGCGACAAATTGTTGCacaacgacaagaaaagTCTTTTAATGGCCCGCTGGCGGTATCCTACACTATCTTTACATGGAATTGAAGGCGCTTTCTCCGGATCTGGCGCCAAGACTGTCATTCCGAGTAGGGTTATTGGAAAGTTTTCTCTGCGACTCGTACCCGATCAAGATCCGGAAAAAATCGCACGGCTTGTCAAAACACACGTAGAGCAAGAATTTGCCAAG CTTGGCTCGCCCAACCGGATGGAGCTAGAATACTTTCACGGTGCAAAAGCATGGCTGTCGTCGCCAAATCACCCCAACTATCAAGCTGCCGCTGCAGCTATCAAGACCGTTTATGGGATGGAACCCGACTATACTCGGGAGGGTGGATCAATTCCAATCACATCAACAATGGAGGATTCTACTGGAATGAATGTATTGCTTCTCCCGATTGGGGCGTGTGACGACATGGCACATTCCCAAAATGAAAA ATACAACGTCAAAAATCTAATGAATGGAATTAAGGTGCTGGGCTTGTACTTGCATGAATTGGGGAAAATCAAAGGTCCGAAACCGTCCGATTGCCGTTGCGTACCTTTAACTCTGGAAGAGCTTTCTATACCAGGTGCTTTTATGAAAGGATTCCGCTGCAAATGTGAAATTTGA
- a CDS encoding predicted protein has product MLIPPHLRATFMPNPPLLHIPPVQHRRKHPITGVSGLLSHFEKETSERVLQPTPQILKERRKALKQEKHQKELEPLIETYRKEQKESGGEHKGMNCYNTLFIGRLAYEVTERKLLREMESFGPVKDIRIIKDSKEGKSRGYAFVEYEHEEDMKRAYRAADGIRIEGREIVVDVERGHTVPSWLPRRLGGGLGGTR; this is encoded by the coding sequence ATGTTAATTCCACCCCATCTACGGGCAACATTCATGCCAAATCCGCCGTTGCTCCACATTCCACCTGTGCAACACCGTCGCAAACACCCCATCACCGGTGTTTCTGGTCTTCTATCTCactttgaaaaggaaacTTCGGAAAGAGTTCTACAACCTACACCACAGATTTTGAAGGAACGGCGTAAAGCCTTAAAGCAAGAAAAACACCAGAAGGAGCTTGAGCCACTTATTGAAACCTATCgaaaggaacaaaaggaGAGCGGAGGAGAACACAAAGGGATGAATTGCTACAACACACTATTCATAGGTCGCCTAGCGTACGAAGTTACCGAACGGAAACTACTGCGAGAAATGGAATCGTTTGGTCCAGTGAAAGATATCAGAATCATAAAGGATAGCAAAGAGGGAAAGTCTCGAGGCTACGCATTTGTCGAGTACGAGCACGAGGAAGATATGAAACGCGCCTATCGAGCAGCAGATGGTATCCGTATTGAAGGGCGCGAAATTGTTGTAGATGTTGAACGGGGTCATACCGTTCCGTCTTGGTTGCCTCGTCGACTGGGAGGCGGGCTCGGGGGCACACGC